One segment of Ignavibacteria bacterium DNA contains the following:
- a CDS encoding SUMF1/EgtB/PvdO family nonheme iron enzyme, whose amino-acid sequence MKNILSYSSALGVLVLGIALGACSSTTPPPDPTNKFAIKGKVKATTTESVSGVTIAVPSKSVTTDATGSYAITDLDNGSYVVTPTKAGMTFTPATQTVAVSGADTTISDFVAKTIPTYEVPEMVAVEPGTFMMGAIEGQLGGGSKVKPVHQVTFTKGLWVGKYEVTQKQYESVMGLNPTVSKGPNKPVGDLNIIGMVAYCNKLSELEGLTPPYTVNGTSIQWNRTSNGYRLPTSAEWEYFARAGTTDNTYAGISDGKDPNVVIDPIAWYRENSIDGSGERVSQPVGLKMPNAWGIYDVLGNIAEFCFESPTPYTAEAQTDPWRGFVSENIITRGGNYSGFSSDCYTSTYRAIDPFATGDGMAPAGFRVVRSR is encoded by the coding sequence ATGAAGAACATTCTCTCCTACTCAAGTGCTCTCGGAGTTCTTGTCTTGGGCATTGCTCTTGGCGCGTGCTCAAGTACCACGCCTCCACCTGACCCAACAAACAAGTTCGCGATCAAGGGCAAGGTCAAGGCCACTACAACAGAGAGTGTGAGTGGCGTTACGATTGCTGTTCCATCTAAGTCAGTGACAACCGATGCAACGGGCTCGTATGCGATCACTGATCTTGATAATGGCTCGTACGTGGTAACGCCTACAAAGGCCGGAATGACTTTTACACCGGCAACGCAAACCGTCGCCGTGAGTGGAGCCGATACAACGATCAGTGACTTTGTTGCCAAGACAATACCAACCTATGAAGTGCCGGAGATGGTAGCTGTTGAGCCCGGGACGTTTATGATGGGGGCAATTGAAGGCCAGTTGGGTGGTGGATCAAAGGTGAAACCTGTTCATCAGGTGACATTCACAAAAGGTCTCTGGGTTGGAAAGTATGAGGTCACTCAGAAACAGTATGAAAGTGTCATGGGGTTAAATCCGACCGTTTCCAAGGGACCGAACAAACCAGTTGGTGATCTAAACATTATTGGCATGGTTGCCTACTGCAATAAGCTATCCGAACTAGAAGGACTCACTCCTCCCTACACAGTGAACGGAACATCGATACAATGGAATCGCACTTCTAATGGCTACCGCCTTCCAACGAGTGCCGAATGGGAGTACTTCGCAAGGGCCGGGACAACTGACAATACGTATGCAGGAATCAGCGATGGTAAAGACCCTAATGTCGTAATCGACCCTATCGCATGGTATCGGGAAAATTCAATTGACGGGTCAGGTGAGCGCGTGAGTCAACCAGTTGGCCTTAAGATGCCTAATGCTTGGGGTATCTACGATGTGCTAGGCAACATTGCAGAGTTCTGCTTTGAGTCTCCAACGCCATACACTGCTGAAGCGCAAACTGATCCTTGGCGAGGCTTTGTGTCCGAAAACATAATCACACGTGGCGGAAACTACTCAGGCTTCTCGAGTGATTGCTACACGTCTACCTATCGTGCGATAGATCCGTTTGCGACTGGTGATGGAATGGCTCCAGCTGGATTTAGAGTTGTTCGCTCTCGGTAG
- a CDS encoding OmpH family outer membrane protein, with translation MNRLLSNPALLAISLLALALSIGALVLTVASRPPRIGIVRIQKVLERYDGALDAKKAFRTTTMAWGANVDTLRSELQRLVFEYESVGSSNSRLRDSLGLQLRRKEAQIADYSKAVEQKTAQEQQLLTEGVISQVRTAAESVAKSEGVDCFLAVQDDGMLVFALETVDMTDVVLERLRTTYRGQFKPGATSAKSDAGPKP, from the coding sequence ATGAATCGACTACTATCGAATCCTGCACTGCTCGCCATTTCATTACTGGCTCTTGCTCTCTCTATTGGAGCATTGGTGCTGACCGTAGCTTCTCGCCCACCACGGATTGGAATCGTGCGCATTCAGAAGGTGCTGGAACGCTACGACGGAGCGCTCGATGCGAAGAAGGCATTTCGCACCACCACCATGGCCTGGGGAGCAAATGTTGACACGCTCAGAAGCGAGCTTCAGCGCCTTGTCTTTGAGTATGAAAGCGTGGGGAGTTCAAACTCTCGATTGAGAGACTCACTGGGTCTTCAGCTCCGCAGGAAAGAAGCTCAAATAGCTGACTATTCAAAGGCTGTTGAGCAAAAGACTGCGCAAGAGCAGCAGCTCTTAACGGAGGGTGTGATCTCTCAGGTGCGCACGGCAGCCGAGTCAGTGGCAAAGAGTGAAGGCGTTGACTGCTTCCTCGCCGTTCAAGATGACGGTATGCTTGTCTTTGCCTTAGAAACTGTTGATATGACAGATGTTGTTTTGGAGCGCCTTCGCACCACATACCGCGGGCAGTTTAAGCCCGGAGCTACCAGTGCGAAGTCAGATGCGGGGCCAAAGCCTTGA
- a CDS encoding VCBS repeat-containing protein — translation MLHAAALIVLALACQMTCWQECMALMGADVARLDTIRAYDRTAGRVSYRSKDIKRQCLRLRLPPGTIISEVVVWLSGPAGACGKLEIFGHEGGLLAPRLEKPLITAMKITKMRDGREAVPMAIEGGLVHTSGQLFIVVTDLSDSVRLMCSGAEEPSECVESSGQGRYASLQQKSSGAWVSTGFTPWIDIVAQRPNQERGTFVRDTLVDDLKDRSRRGTSYLSCLDVGGDGRVDIASAGVLLVNRTTGFVALDLAGNDEEAPYAFGLDTDGDGKEELLTMNVLGDDKITVNAFTASETVARRSDIQLPLLLAPSSMSQFDVNGDGRTDLVLAGSTAGSHEPVCVLLLSSGLYGYQAKTLFDEAIIKSLALSEGETPVVQFISPMSKITTGGEAGGLLVRSSRADLVIDVAGATAGGHRHNVLFDSDSAMSTGLASSSFMRDSVASAPFPIAWRQLGKDQISNNVAGLPDSRRSDAGEKTEMVIRAMPDYEEALSAIVLADLDNDGSDEYIVCSQGTCRYLRVFSLIGSELQDVTFDVGLSNIDDCPDVVVADFDLDGRLDLAFARRGRLELWMNNLTIPRCHWSVLTGDVNSVEDAGSQDSKSGNARWLHSSSISGRGRLVQDVRSVQSSQSVDSVSVRWAGAGNQGEVFAAAGRRFTKGSGVLSGASHAEPKLTIAQDGQSLQLVATDRFESVRLKIVTTDGRTIGNTMRELGAEGKHVISLSEVMRGQQLASGQYTAMAEAGGESATCLIVIVR, via the coding sequence ATGCTGCATGCAGCAGCGTTGATCGTCCTAGCGCTTGCGTGTCAAATGACGTGCTGGCAGGAGTGCATGGCGCTTATGGGAGCAGATGTTGCCCGGCTCGACACGATAAGGGCCTACGACCGCACAGCCGGTAGGGTCTCCTACAGAAGTAAAGACATCAAACGTCAGTGCCTTCGCCTTCGCCTTCCGCCAGGCACGATCATCAGCGAAGTGGTGGTGTGGCTCTCCGGACCTGCCGGCGCCTGCGGAAAGCTCGAGATCTTTGGACATGAGGGTGGACTCCTAGCTCCGCGACTGGAAAAACCGCTCATTACGGCCATGAAGATCACCAAGATGCGTGATGGCCGAGAAGCAGTCCCGATGGCGATTGAAGGCGGACTCGTTCACACAAGTGGACAGCTCTTTATCGTGGTCACGGACCTTTCGGACTCCGTCCGCCTCATGTGCTCTGGCGCTGAAGAGCCAAGTGAGTGCGTTGAGTCCAGCGGACAAGGGCGCTACGCGTCACTTCAACAAAAGTCATCAGGGGCCTGGGTATCAACGGGCTTCACGCCATGGATAGATATTGTAGCTCAGCGCCCAAACCAAGAGAGAGGAACATTCGTTCGCGATACACTTGTCGATGACCTCAAAGACCGTAGCCGGCGCGGGACCAGCTACCTTTCTTGCCTTGATGTAGGGGGCGATGGTCGAGTAGACATCGCCAGTGCGGGCGTGCTGCTTGTTAACAGAACAACGGGCTTTGTTGCCCTCGATCTTGCTGGCAATGATGAAGAAGCCCCGTACGCATTTGGCCTTGACACCGACGGTGATGGCAAGGAAGAGCTGCTGACGATGAACGTCTTAGGCGATGACAAGATCACGGTCAACGCCTTTACTGCCTCGGAGACAGTTGCACGCCGAAGCGATATTCAACTGCCTCTTTTGCTTGCGCCTTCATCGATGTCGCAGTTCGATGTTAACGGTGATGGCCGCACGGATCTTGTCCTTGCAGGTAGTACTGCTGGTAGCCATGAGCCTGTTTGTGTGCTGCTCCTATCATCCGGACTCTATGGATATCAAGCCAAGACGCTCTTTGATGAAGCAATCATCAAGAGCCTGGCACTTAGTGAGGGTGAGACGCCGGTGGTGCAATTCATCTCGCCGATGTCTAAGATTACTACGGGTGGCGAAGCCGGAGGGCTACTGGTTCGCTCTTCAAGGGCCGACCTCGTGATCGACGTAGCCGGTGCAACCGCAGGAGGCCATCGTCACAACGTACTGTTTGACAGTGACAGCGCGATGAGCACGGGCCTGGCGTCATCCTCATTTATGCGTGACTCCGTTGCCTCGGCGCCGTTTCCAATCGCGTGGCGTCAACTAGGCAAAGACCAGATAAGCAACAATGTTGCGGGCTTACCCGACTCAAGGCGTTCCGATGCCGGAGAGAAAACAGAGATGGTTATTCGCGCTATGCCGGATTATGAGGAGGCCCTTAGCGCAATAGTGCTCGCGGATCTCGACAACGATGGGAGTGATGAATACATTGTTTGTAGCCAAGGTACTTGCAGGTACCTACGCGTGTTCTCATTGATCGGCTCTGAGTTGCAAGATGTTACGTTCGACGTTGGCCTTAGCAACATCGACGATTGCCCGGATGTTGTGGTGGCAGACTTCGACCTTGATGGCCGGCTTGACCTGGCATTCGCCAGACGTGGGCGATTAGAACTTTGGATGAACAATTTGACGATCCCTCGCTGCCATTGGAGCGTTCTAACCGGCGACGTCAACAGCGTTGAAGACGCCGGCAGCCAAGACAGCAAGAGCGGCAATGCGCGGTGGTTACACTCATCGAGTATCAGCGGACGTGGCAGGCTTGTGCAGGACGTGCGTAGCGTGCAGTCATCGCAATCGGTGGACTCGGTCTCGGTGCGCTGGGCCGGCGCGGGCAATCAGGGTGAAGTATTTGCAGCAGCAGGGCGACGTTTCACAAAGGGAAGCGGCGTGCTAAGCGGAGCATCACATGCAGAACCGAAGCTCACCATTGCACAAGATGGCCAATCACTTCAACTCGTGGCCACCGACCGGTTTGAATCTGTCCGCCTGAAGATTGTAACGACAGACGGCAGAACAATCGGAAACACGATGCGAGAACTTGGAGCAGAGGGCAAGCACGTGATCTCACTCAGCGAAGTGATGCGAGGCCAGCAGCTCGCTTCCGGTCAATACACGGCGATGGCAGAAGCCGGCGGCGAAAGTGCCACCTGCCTGATTGTCATAGTCCGTTAA
- a CDS encoding PKD domain-containing protein → MLRPFITTALLVLSVVSLRAQIEYATWVFGVNAAVRFTIPGGGIDSIPTVIDGPQIDVREGSMVYSYPCDKALSVYAMGETAYDAQGKVVVNGTVLSGGASSSQGGIFVRDLQKPYSLYLYITPDMTDISATQSPYYTRNKMERRGDGLWEMVERDVVLESRPGSERISATHDAAGTGYWVLTQYTDTASATIEFVAYHHTPTGIDATPVRSRISGVPIPHQAGMLKFSADGTKLAMTNVSDLVVAVYDFNTSTGVVSGRRSITLDKPRRIANMSVCYGLSFSLSGSITYVSMRATATDGTPTRSYVFRFATPPSPGNVTITPEIVCYTPLHNTYPSALQLAPNGRIYFTNNRTLGEITDPETPIGSTVPVVLDKVSFRTGNRSLLGLPTCMESTYLRPTPTLVCDVPQGTVTAPSGCVGTCITITHAVLNAPDTWLWQFPGGLPSTWSGPTPPPVCYNTAGRYPVILTATNEAGTSEIRDTADIMINPGVDAGADIMACMGGPVTLRAQAGGSVEWTDLSTNTVLPGEQPVVRCDVPTMFRAVTWQPCYAADTVLVNISPDVEIVRSDTSVCRGGSVDLVLYPGTRIEWEQGADPIARIDDSTYRFSPRETFVYDGLVRWADTCTQRLLLTVLVIDKRQIEVRVAPAAGGVGDTISVDVRVRTTSIGGSVRVQMEPLDGIEWQDPWDSSYVVMLDSSETNFTSRVVAYVNGSRTRLITTIAEVSDTCSTVTYEPGLLTVEQCALEFRQVRFTKPLTITSTDGVVVVDGQDRIDVAFYDVLGRCLERHTGVHHLDLTISERQHFPIFVVATQGAQHIIHCIR, encoded by the coding sequence ATGCTCCGCCCCTTCATCACCACGGCTCTGCTGGTTCTTTCTGTTGTCTCTTTGCGGGCACAGATCGAATATGCTACGTGGGTGTTTGGGGTGAATGCGGCGGTGAGGTTTACGATTCCGGGTGGTGGAATCGATTCGATACCGACGGTGATCGATGGACCGCAGATCGATGTTCGCGAGGGGTCGATGGTCTATTCGTATCCGTGCGATAAGGCCTTATCAGTCTATGCAATGGGTGAGACGGCCTACGACGCTCAGGGGAAGGTGGTCGTAAATGGTACAGTGCTCAGTGGTGGTGCGAGCTCTTCGCAGGGTGGCATCTTCGTCCGTGATCTTCAGAAGCCGTATTCGCTCTACCTATACATCACGCCGGATATGACGGATATCAGCGCAACACAATCGCCCTACTACACTCGGAACAAGATGGAGAGAAGGGGCGATGGATTGTGGGAGATGGTGGAACGTGATGTGGTGTTGGAGTCTCGACCGGGCTCAGAGCGGATCTCAGCAACACATGATGCAGCAGGAACGGGCTATTGGGTTCTCACGCAGTACACGGATACGGCAAGCGCGACGATAGAGTTTGTTGCCTACCATCACACTCCCACAGGGATCGATGCAACACCCGTGCGGTCTCGCATTTCCGGAGTCCCTATTCCGCACCAAGCAGGGATGTTGAAGTTCTCCGCTGATGGCACGAAGCTGGCAATGACGAATGTGAGTGATCTGGTGGTTGCGGTGTACGACTTCAACACGTCAACAGGTGTCGTGAGTGGTCGACGTTCCATCACGCTCGATAAACCGCGACGTATTGCGAACATGTCGGTGTGTTACGGTCTGTCATTCTCGCTCTCGGGATCGATCACCTACGTGTCCATGCGAGCAACGGCTACCGACGGCACGCCAACGCGGTCCTATGTCTTTCGTTTTGCAACACCGCCTTCTCCCGGGAACGTAACCATCACACCGGAGATCGTGTGTTATACGCCCCTTCACAATACGTATCCATCGGCGTTGCAACTGGCTCCGAATGGACGGATCTACTTCACGAACAACAGAACATTGGGAGAGATCACTGACCCTGAAACACCGATCGGCTCAACGGTACCGGTTGTGCTGGATAAGGTGTCGTTTAGAACAGGGAACAGGTCTCTGCTCGGACTCCCTACGTGTATGGAGAGTACGTACCTGCGTCCGACGCCGACGTTGGTGTGCGACGTACCACAAGGCACCGTCACAGCACCAAGCGGATGTGTAGGCACGTGCATCACCATCACCCACGCCGTACTCAACGCTCCTGATACATGGCTCTGGCAGTTCCCGGGCGGCCTACCGTCAACGTGGTCAGGACCAACACCTCCACCTGTCTGCTACAACACTGCCGGACGCTACCCTGTGATCCTTACGGCTACCAACGAAGCCGGGACGAGTGAGATACGCGACACAGCCGACATCATGATCAATCCTGGTGTAGATGCAGGAGCAGATATCATGGCCTGTATGGGCGGACCTGTTACGCTGCGAGCACAAGCCGGAGGAAGTGTTGAGTGGACAGACCTTTCAACCAACACTGTCCTCCCGGGAGAACAGCCCGTTGTTCGTTGTGATGTTCCAACGATGTTTCGCGCGGTTACATGGCAGCCCTGTTATGCAGCTGATACAGTACTCGTGAACATCTCACCGGATGTTGAGATCGTACGCTCTGATACAAGTGTATGCAGAGGCGGCAGTGTTGACCTCGTTCTCTACCCCGGAACACGAATTGAATGGGAGCAAGGGGCTGATCCAATAGCACGTATCGATGACAGCACGTATCGCTTCTCGCCGCGTGAGACGTTTGTGTATGATGGACTCGTTCGTTGGGCTGATACGTGTACGCAGCGACTGCTTCTTACCGTACTGGTGATCGATAAGCGTCAGATCGAAGTGCGCGTAGCACCGGCAGCCGGCGGAGTTGGAGACACCATCAGCGTTGACGTGCGCGTGCGCACAACGTCCATTGGTGGTAGTGTGCGTGTGCAGATGGAGCCCCTTGACGGAATAGAATGGCAGGACCCGTGGGACAGCAGCTATGTTGTTATGCTGGACTCATCCGAAACGAATTTCACGTCGCGCGTAGTTGCCTACGTGAACGGCAGCAGAACACGTTTGATCACAACGATCGCCGAGGTAAGTGATACGTGTTCTACGGTCACGTACGAGCCCGGACTCCTCACTGTTGAACAATGTGCGCTTGAATTCCGTCAGGTGCGGTTCACAAAGCCCCTTACCATCACTTCAACAGACGGAGTAGTTGTTGTTGACGGTCAGGACCGGATAGACGTAGCCTTCTACGACGTGCTTGGGCGGTGCTTGGAACGCCATACCGGCGTGCACCACCTTGATCTCACGATCTCTGAGCGCCAACATTTCCCGATCTTTGTTGTGGCCACACAGGGCGCGCAGCACATCATCCATTGTATTCGCTAA
- a CDS encoding SUMF1/EgtB/PvdO family nonheme iron enzyme, with amino-acid sequence MYRYVKGLPIALVVVALIAGCSSSEPTSPPVDTSLEIKGSVTRQRAEDVGNVEVWLDSSLSITIKPDATYSFANVAAGTHHVEVRAGFPIDVEPSMRSVVVGTSDVSNVDFVVALKASAMDTLITATTVPGTFQMGCDSSDLFADIYWATPKHTVTITKSLEVAIYETTQRQWMRVMKQNPSLVVGDDLPVTNLTYDSVIAFCNRMSEVHGFVPVYTGSGASVQISPTANGYRLPTEAEWEYVASAGSTTAFSGLPDTVVGRPIERIFDDVNEIAWWGNNLGGVNTGKPQPVGSRRQNAWGLYDVHGNVAEIVEGARTKYTKTPTTDPLVLPYKDGPVIRGGSCMEVQGAPWLITLRGRRTIRFNDAYPFVGFRVVRTR; translated from the coding sequence ATGTATCGGTATGTAAAGGGGCTTCCTATTGCCCTCGTCGTTGTGGCACTGATTGCCGGCTGCTCATCGTCGGAGCCAACATCTCCACCCGTTGATACCTCACTTGAGATCAAGGGCAGTGTAACACGCCAGCGAGCAGAGGATGTTGGCAATGTTGAAGTGTGGTTAGACTCTTCGTTGTCGATCACGATCAAGCCCGACGCTACATATTCGTTTGCCAATGTTGCCGCCGGAACACACCACGTAGAAGTGCGTGCCGGATTCCCGATCGACGTGGAACCGTCGATGCGCAGCGTTGTTGTTGGTACGAGTGATGTTAGCAATGTTGACTTCGTGGTTGCGCTCAAGGCAAGTGCGATGGACACACTCATTACCGCTACAACTGTTCCGGGGACGTTCCAGATGGGATGCGACTCATCGGATCTGTTTGCGGATATCTACTGGGCAACGCCAAAGCACACCGTAACGATCACGAAGTCGCTCGAAGTAGCCATCTACGAAACCACCCAACGTCAGTGGATGCGGGTGATGAAGCAGAATCCAAGTCTTGTTGTTGGCGACGACCTGCCCGTAACCAACCTCACCTACGACTCTGTGATCGCCTTCTGTAATCGCATGTCAGAAGTGCACGGATTCGTACCAGTCTATACCGGCAGTGGTGCAAGCGTTCAGATCAGTCCAACCGCAAACGGATACAGACTCCCCACCGAAGCCGAATGGGAGTATGTTGCTTCGGCCGGCAGCACAACAGCATTCAGCGGCCTTCCCGATACCGTTGTTGGCAGGCCCATTGAGCGGATCTTTGACGATGTAAATGAGATAGCCTGGTGGGGCAACAACCTTGGCGGCGTGAACACCGGCAAACCACAACCCGTTGGGTCGCGCAGGCAGAATGCCTGGGGATTGTACGACGTGCACGGAAACGTTGCAGAGATCGTAGAAGGTGCGCGCACCAAATACACCAAGACCCCAACCACGGATCCACTCGTTCTGCCCTATAAGGACGGACCGGTCATCCGCGGCGGTTCCTGCATGGAAGTGCAAGGGGCTCCATGGCTCATCACGCTTCGCGGACGTCGCACCATCCGATTTAACGACGCCTACCCATTCGTTGGGTTCAGAGTAGTGCGGACGAGGTAG
- a CDS encoding SRPBCC domain-containing protein gives MNSAMFFDFTVDSDSATVRVQRQFNAPSQLVWKAWTTAELLDQWWAPRPYQTKSKEMDFRSGGFWLYAMTGPEGDTHWCRADYSNVTPETAYVAVDAFCDESGDNIIRDFGRSTWNVSFDSNGDQTMVNIVISYESAEQMLKFIELGFKEGFTIALTNLDEYFEALGS, from the coding sequence ATGAATTCTGCAATGTTTTTCGATTTCACCGTGGACAGTGATTCAGCTACCGTCCGTGTTCAGCGTCAATTCAACGCCCCTTCCCAACTTGTATGGAAGGCATGGACCACTGCTGAATTGCTCGATCAATGGTGGGCGCCACGTCCGTATCAGACCAAGTCCAAGGAAATGGACTTTCGGTCAGGGGGCTTCTGGCTCTACGCAATGACTGGTCCGGAAGGAGATACGCATTGGTGTCGGGCTGACTACTCCAACGTCACACCAGAAACCGCATATGTCGCAGTTGATGCATTCTGCGACGAAAGCGGTGACAACATCATTCGTGACTTCGGTCGATCCACATGGAATGTCTCGTTTGATTCGAACGGAGATCAGACCATGGTCAACATTGTTATCTCCTATGAGTCTGCTGAACAAATGCTGAAGTTCATAGAACTCGGATTCAAAGAAGGCTTCACGATAGCCTTGACGAACCTAGATGAATATTTCGAAGCGTTGGGCTCGTGA
- a CDS encoding winged helix-turn-helix transcriptional regulator: MRRDPFQAIADPTRRAILVLLAMHSMTPNALAEHFETSRQAVSKHLRVLTECELVRAVQSGREVHYTLQVRNLKKVDKWLEQFRKLWENRFSQLDDVLTTLKKGR, encoded by the coding sequence ATGCGACGCGATCCATTCCAAGCGATAGCAGATCCAACACGGAGGGCGATTCTTGTTCTCTTGGCTATGCATTCTATGACGCCCAATGCGTTGGCGGAACACTTCGAAACGTCGCGACAGGCAGTGTCCAAGCATCTGCGCGTTCTCACAGAATGTGAGCTCGTGCGTGCTGTGCAGAGCGGACGTGAGGTGCATTACACCCTTCAAGTTCGGAATCTTAAGAAGGTCGATAAATGGCTGGAGCAATTCAGGAAGCTCTGGGAAAATCGGTTCAGTCAACTCGATGATGTACTTACAACACTCAAGAAAGGACGATGA
- a CDS encoding OmpA family protein, which yields MKRLLTPLTVLFVMHGIVIARGNDDVKIGLFGHAGYNFHSATFDALPTIPCCSPGFDGGGGFGWDLGLMARVPFSSSWFGDVRLGYMTLDGTLTTDEARTVNLNGEAVPGTIRHTMETSLPSLRLDLLVGLNVSSRFKLMLGPTLAYMLRGEVTQKEELIEPTVGTFENGGRERLVATADIPELASLVPMITLGASFDIPLDEKEQWTLSPEVLFSYGLSDITSAVPWSVSPLRAGVTLLYAFVDDSVGRGAATVPGSIRASVNAVGLEADGREVPSVVIRIEEFLGSSCKPLLPYVFFDAGSSEIPARYTQRIPATIGTFTENGLHQMSMLDTYYQLLDILGSRMREYPQSTITLTGCISEDTNEEVDGPLAQDRATAVRNYLVNTWSIDASRIVLAKRGLPAVASNVRETDGVEENRRVEIESSDPRILDPVWTTDTVRTVTPPALRFQPTAVAERGMASWTIMASQGGKQIKQLDGNGQPPTVVDWNLQDDQAHIPRSGDVVVYRMVARDVEGTNAQSDEKKIAVDQRTISKKRAERIKDKEIDRYAIIGFDFSDDKVQGANARLIERIRQKVTIASTINVVGSTDRMGDAQFNMDLSKRRATSVAKALNSNNVNVTAIGETAPVHTNDLPEGRFYNRTVTLVVETPVNSE from the coding sequence ATGAAGCGCCTCCTAACGCCCCTTACCGTCCTTTTTGTGATGCATGGTATCGTCATTGCACGTGGCAATGATGATGTGAAGATCGGACTCTTCGGTCACGCCGGATACAACTTCCACTCTGCAACCTTCGATGCCCTGCCCACGATCCCGTGTTGCAGTCCGGGCTTTGATGGAGGGGGCGGATTTGGCTGGGATCTTGGTCTCATGGCCAGGGTTCCATTCAGCTCAAGCTGGTTTGGTGATGTGCGTTTGGGCTACATGACCTTGGACGGCACACTCACCACCGATGAAGCACGCACGGTGAATCTCAATGGTGAGGCCGTGCCGGGCACGATCCGACATACGATGGAAACATCTCTGCCATCGTTGCGACTTGACCTCTTGGTAGGATTAAACGTCTCGAGCAGATTTAAGCTCATGCTTGGACCAACCCTTGCCTACATGCTTCGTGGCGAGGTGACACAGAAGGAAGAATTGATCGAGCCAACAGTTGGAACATTTGAGAATGGCGGACGCGAACGTCTTGTTGCAACGGCCGACATCCCCGAGCTCGCGAGTTTGGTGCCGATGATCACGTTGGGTGCATCGTTTGATATTCCGCTTGATGAGAAAGAGCAGTGGACGTTGAGTCCTGAGGTCTTGTTCTCGTATGGATTATCAGACATCACTTCAGCCGTTCCGTGGTCAGTTAGCCCCCTTCGTGCAGGTGTAACACTCTTGTACGCATTCGTTGATGACAGTGTCGGACGCGGCGCTGCTACCGTTCCCGGTTCAATACGTGCAAGCGTGAATGCTGTTGGACTCGAAGCTGACGGGCGCGAAGTACCATCCGTTGTGATCCGTATTGAAGAGTTTCTTGGATCAAGCTGTAAGCCACTCTTGCCCTATGTGTTCTTCGATGCCGGTTCATCCGAAATACCTGCACGATATACGCAGCGCATACCGGCCACAATTGGCACCTTCACGGAAAACGGATTACACCAGATGTCGATGCTTGATACCTACTATCAATTGCTCGACATCCTCGGATCTCGTATGCGTGAGTATCCTCAGTCAACGATCACACTCACTGGATGTATCAGTGAGGATACGAACGAAGAAGTGGATGGTCCACTCGCACAGGACAGAGCTACAGCCGTGCGCAATTACCTCGTCAACACATGGAGCATTGATGCTTCGCGCATCGTACTCGCGAAACGCGGACTACCCGCAGTGGCATCGAATGTTCGTGAGACAGATGGCGTTGAAGAGAACCGTCGCGTAGAGATCGAGTCATCTGATCCGCGCATCCTTGATCCAGTGTGGACCACGGACACCGTGCGAACCGTAACACCTCCGGCATTGCGATTCCAGCCAACAGCTGTAGCAGAACGCGGAATGGCAAGTTGGACCATTATGGCATCACAGGGAGGCAAGCAGATCAAGCAGCTTGACGGAAATGGTCAGCCCCCTACAGTCGTTGACTGGAATCTCCAAGACGATCAGGCCCACATTCCAAGGTCGGGCGATGTTGTTGTCTATCGCATGGTTGCCCGAGACGTCGAAGGCACCAATGCGCAGAGTGACGAGAAGAAGATCGCTGTTGACCAGCGCACCATCAGCAAGAAACGAGCCGAGCGCATCAAGGACAAGGAGATCGACCGTTACGCCATCATCGGCTTTGACTTCAGCGATGATAAGGTGCAAGGGGCAAATGCACGTCTCATCGAACGCATCAGACAAAAGGTGACCATTGCCAGTACGATCAACGTGGTTGGCAGCACCGACAGAATGGGCGATGCCCAGTTCAACATGGATCTCTCAAAGCGCAGAGCTACGTCCGTTGCCAAAGCCCTCAACAGCAACAATGTGAACGTCACAGCCATCGGCGAAACAGCCCCCGTCCACACCAACGACCTCCCCGAAGGCAGGTTCTATAACAGGACGGTGACGTTGGTGGTGGAAACACCAGTGAATAGCGAATAG